A DNA window from Candidatus Roseilinea sp. contains the following coding sequences:
- the rpsJ gene encoding 30S ribosomal protein S10: MAKQRLRIRLKAYDHRVLDRSAQQIVETAERTGATVVGPVPLPVKIERYTVRRSPFIDKDSHEHFEIRTHKRLIDVLDPDSKTIDTLMRLNLPAGVDIEIKL, encoded by the coding sequence ATGGCCAAGCAACGACTTCGCATCCGCTTGAAGGCGTACGACCACCGCGTGCTCGATCGCTCTGCACAGCAGATCGTAGAGACGGCTGAGCGCACGGGCGCAACAGTAGTTGGCCCGGTGCCGTTGCCGGTGAAGATCGAGCGCTACACCGTGCGGCGTTCACCCTTCATTGACAAGGATTCGCACGAACACTTCGAGATTCGGACGCATAAGCGGCTGATTGACGTGTTGGACCCAGATTCGAAGACGATCGACACGTTGATGCGGTTGAACCTGCCCGCCGGCGTGGATATCGAGATCAAACTGTAG
- the rpmD gene encoding 50S ribosomal protein L30, whose protein sequence is MAATTTDAGSKRITVKWVKSAIGYDVRQKRTLKALGLRKLGQVVQHDDTPQIRGMLNVVKHLVEVK, encoded by the coding sequence ATGGCAGCGACAACCACTGACGCCGGCAGCAAGCGCATTACGGTGAAATGGGTCAAGAGCGCGATCGGCTACGACGTGCGCCAAAAACGCACGCTCAAGGCCCTTGGCCTCCGCAAGCTTGGTCAAGTCGTGCAGCACGATGACACGCCGCAGATTCGCGGCATGCTGAATGTGGTGAAGCATTTGGTGGAAGTCAAATGA
- the rpsZ gene encoding 30S ribosomal protein S14 type Z: MGKTPRAAMMYREKRRKYKVRVRNRCAVSGRARGYMRKFGVSRIVFREMALRGEIPGVRKASW; the protein is encoded by the coding sequence ATGGGAAAGACGCCAAGAGCAGCGATGATGTATCGGGAGAAGCGCCGCAAATATAAGGTGCGCGTGCGCAACCGCTGCGCTGTCAGCGGCCGCGCACGTGGTTACATGCGCAAGTTCGGCGTGTCGCGCATCGTCTTCCGCGAGATGGCCTTGCGCGGTGAAATCCCAGGCGTCCGCAAGGCATCGTGGTGA
- the rplR gene encoding 50S ribosomal protein L18: MTKQREESRERRRRRVRVKVSGTASRPRLNVFRSLKHIYAQVIDDEAGHTLAAASSLDRAVRAQAGLKKVEEAMLVGKLIAQRAQEKQIKRVVFDRAGYRYHGRIKAVAEGAREGGLEF; encoded by the coding sequence ATGACGAAGCAACGAGAAGAATCGCGAGAGCGGCGACGCCGGCGCGTGCGCGTCAAAGTGTCCGGCACGGCCAGTCGTCCGCGCCTGAACGTCTTTCGCAGCCTAAAACACATCTACGCGCAGGTGATTGACGACGAGGCCGGCCACACGCTGGCGGCCGCCTCCAGCCTGGATCGGGCCGTGCGTGCTCAGGCCGGGCTGAAGAAGGTCGAAGAAGCGATGCTGGTCGGCAAACTGATCGCGCAACGGGCGCAGGAGAAGCAGATCAAGCGCGTGGTGTTCGATCGCGCCGGCTATCGCTACCATGGCCGCATCAAGGCAGTGGCCGAGGGTGCGCGCGAGGGCGGTTTGGAGTTTTGA
- the rplC gene encoding 50S ribosomal protein L3: MKKLIGRKVGMTQLFDEKGNVTGVTVIEAGPNYVTQVKTVEKDGYNAIQLGFGEVKAKKLTRGELGHLGLLKPSDKHPNRRKLEGVPPLRYLAEARVKEVTYKEGDVIKADIFAVGEYVDVTGTMKGRGFSGGIKRHGFHRQKKTHGASDRERAPGSIGAGTTPGRVEKGQRMAGHYGNTRVTAMNARVMLVDAERNLIAVSGSVPGAKGGIVVIKEARKGGKK, translated from the coding sequence ATGAAGAAACTGATCGGGCGCAAAGTGGGGATGACACAGCTCTTCGATGAGAAGGGCAACGTCACCGGCGTGACGGTAATCGAGGCCGGCCCTAATTACGTGACGCAAGTCAAGACTGTCGAGAAGGACGGTTACAACGCCATTCAACTCGGTTTTGGTGAGGTGAAGGCGAAGAAGCTCACGCGCGGGGAGTTAGGTCATCTCGGCCTGCTCAAGCCGAGCGATAAACATCCGAACCGCCGCAAACTGGAAGGCGTGCCCCCGCTCCGTTATCTCGCGGAGGCGCGCGTCAAAGAAGTGACCTACAAAGAAGGCGATGTGATCAAGGCCGACATCTTTGCTGTGGGCGAATACGTGGATGTCACCGGCACGATGAAGGGCCGCGGGTTCAGCGGCGGCATCAAGCGCCACGGCTTCCATCGCCAAAAGAAGACGCATGGCGCCTCGGACCGCGAACGCGCGCCAGGCTCCATCGGCGCAGGCACAACGCCTGGCCGCGTGGAGAAGGGCCAGCGCATGGCCGGCCATTACGGCAATACGCGGGTGACGGCAATGAACGCGCGCGTGATGCTCGTTGACGCGGAACGGAACTTGATTGCCGTGTCCGGATCGGTGCCCGGCGCGAAAGGCGGCATTGTCGTGATCAAAGAAGCGCGCAAGGGTGGGAAGAAGTAG
- the rplF gene encoding 50S ribosomal protein L6 codes for MSRIGKKPIELPKGVDVAIHGSLVTVKGPKGELQHTLPPQIRVAKEGNVLSVQRDGDENNVRALHGLTRALLANMVKGVSEGYTKVLEIGAESVGYRAEMSGNTLMLYLGYSHPIEFPPPPGITFATDAKTRTITVSGIDKVRVGDVAAQVRKLRPPEPYKGKGIRYQGEVIRRKAGKAGKTGKGK; via the coding sequence ATGTCGCGCATTGGGAAGAAACCCATCGAGCTGCCTAAGGGCGTGGATGTGGCCATCCATGGCAGTTTGGTCACAGTCAAGGGGCCGAAAGGCGAATTGCAACATACGCTCCCGCCGCAGATCCGTGTTGCGAAAGAAGGGAACGTGCTGAGCGTGCAACGCGACGGCGACGAGAATAACGTGCGCGCCCTGCACGGCCTGACGCGCGCGTTGCTGGCGAACATGGTCAAGGGCGTCTCCGAAGGTTACACGAAGGTGTTGGAGATCGGCGCGGAGAGCGTGGGATATCGCGCTGAGATGAGCGGCAACACGCTGATGCTCTATCTCGGCTACTCCCATCCGATCGAATTCCCCCCGCCGCCCGGCATCACCTTTGCCACCGATGCCAAAACGCGCACAATCACCGTCAGCGGCATTGACAAGGTGCGGGTTGGCGATGTAGCCGCGCAGGTGCGCAAGTTGCGGCCTCCGGAGCCGTATAAGGGCAAAGGCATCCGGTATCAAGGCGAAGTGATCCGCCGCAAGGCCGGCAAGGCGGGCAAGACCGGCAAGGGCAAGTGA
- the rplE gene encoding 50S ribosomal protein L5, giving the protein MADFKKQYLEEIRPALMKEFGYKNIMQVPKIEKIVVNIGVGRESADNPKAVDSAVSDLAAITGQRPIVTKARKSIAGFKLREGRPIGVKVTLRGKRMYDFLYRLIHFALPRVRDFRGVSPDAFDGRGNYTLGLREQIIFPEIDYDKIDKVRGLEVTIVTTAKTDDEGRAMLRAFGMPFSKPGESR; this is encoded by the coding sequence ATGGCCGATTTCAAAAAACAATACTTGGAGGAGATTCGGCCGGCCCTCATGAAGGAATTCGGCTACAAGAACATCATGCAGGTGCCGAAGATTGAGAAGATCGTCGTCAACATCGGCGTGGGGCGCGAATCGGCCGATAATCCCAAGGCGGTTGACTCCGCCGTCAGCGACCTGGCCGCGATCACGGGTCAAAGGCCGATCGTGACCAAAGCCCGCAAGTCTATCGCCGGCTTCAAGCTGCGCGAGGGCCGACCGATCGGCGTGAAAGTGACGCTGCGCGGCAAGCGCATGTATGACTTCTTGTACCGCCTGATTCATTTTGCCTTGCCGCGCGTGCGCGACTTCCGGGGCGTGTCGCCCGACGCATTTGATGGGCGCGGCAATTACACCCTGGGCCTGCGGGAGCAGATCATCTTCCCGGAGATTGACTATGACAAGATTGATAAGGTGCGCGGCCTGGAAGTGACGATTGTGACCACGGCCAAGACTGACGATGAAGGGCGCGCGATGCTGCGCGCGTTTGGCATGCCGTTCAGCAAACCAGGGGAGAGCAGGTGA
- the rplX gene encoding 50S ribosomal protein L24, translating into MKIKKGDTVVVITGEYKGKRGEVVRVLPKEDKIVVKGVNIAKKHAKPRRAGRRVVQTGIIEVEMPIHVSNVKLIAPSGQPTRVNYRIVDGVKKRYSNKLGEVLD; encoded by the coding sequence ATGAAGATCAAAAAAGGCGACACCGTAGTGGTGATCACCGGTGAGTACAAAGGCAAGCGCGGCGAGGTGGTGCGCGTGCTTCCCAAAGAGGACAAGATCGTCGTGAAGGGTGTGAACATCGCAAAGAAGCACGCCAAACCGCGCCGCGCCGGTCGCCGGGTGGTTCAGACCGGCATCATTGAAGTGGAGATGCCCATCCATGTCTCCAATGTCAAGCTCATCGCGCCCAGCGGCCAACCGACGCGCGTGAACTATCGCATCGTGGACGGCGTGAAGAAACGCTACTCGAACAAATTGGGTGAGGTGTTGGATTAA
- the rplB gene encoding 50S ribosomal protein L2, translated as MPVKTYKPTTPSRRGMTVSDFAEITTDRPEKSLLTDLRKTGGRNMRGKVTTRHRGGGAKRAYRIIDFKRDKIGIPARVATIEYDPNRSARIALLHYADGEKRYILAPVGLQVGDEIMSGPDAEIRPGNALPLANIPLGATVHNVELRPGKGGQIVRSAGTSAQVLAKEGDYVTLRMPSGEVRRVLQTCMATIGQVGNVDHSNIKLGKAGRKRWLGIRPTVRGSAMSPRDHPHGGGEGRSPIGKDAPRTPWGKKALGVKTRRNKRTNYLIVRRREKKRKK; from the coding sequence ATGCCCGTCAAGACATACAAACCGACGACGCCAAGCCGCCGCGGGATGACCGTGAGCGACTTCGCGGAGATCACCACCGATCGGCCGGAGAAATCGCTGCTGACCGATCTGCGCAAGACCGGCGGGCGCAACATGCGCGGCAAAGTGACGACGCGCCATCGGGGCGGCGGGGCGAAGCGCGCCTATCGCATCATTGATTTCAAGCGCGACAAAATCGGCATCCCGGCGCGCGTTGCGACGATTGAATACGATCCCAATCGCTCAGCGCGCATCGCGTTATTGCACTATGCCGATGGCGAGAAGCGTTATATTCTCGCGCCGGTCGGCCTGCAGGTCGGCGACGAGATCATGAGCGGGCCAGATGCCGAGATTCGCCCTGGCAACGCACTGCCATTGGCGAACATCCCGCTCGGCGCAACGGTGCACAACGTCGAGCTGCGTCCGGGCAAAGGTGGCCAGATCGTCCGTTCCGCCGGCACCAGCGCCCAGGTGCTGGCCAAGGAGGGCGACTACGTGACCTTGCGCATGCCCAGCGGCGAGGTGCGTCGGGTGCTGCAGACCTGCATGGCCACAATCGGCCAGGTGGGCAATGTGGATCACAGCAACATCAAGCTGGGCAAAGCGGGTCGCAAGCGCTGGCTCGGCATCCGACCAACGGTGCGCGGCTCGGCGATGTCGCCGCGCGACCATCCCCATGGCGGCGGCGAAGGGCGTTCACCGATCGGCAAAGATGCGCCACGCACCCCGTGGGGCAAGAAGGCGCTCGGCGTGAAGACGCGCCGCAACAAGCGCACGAATTATCTGATTGTGCGTCGGCGAGAGAAGAAGCGCAAGAAGTAA
- the rpsH gene encoding 30S ribosomal protein S8, whose translation MANDSLGDMLTRIRNAAAVGHSAVAVRASKLNERVAEILKEEGYLDAYQVVEVDGKKMLNLTLRYSGERRSRKPVITGLQRVSRPGKRIYVPKAEIPRVLSGIGVAILSTPKGVITDNQARRLGVGGEVLCYVY comes from the coding sequence ATGGCGAACGATTCACTGGGTGACATGCTCACGCGCATTCGCAACGCCGCAGCCGTCGGTCATTCCGCGGTGGCGGTGAGAGCGTCCAAACTCAATGAGCGCGTGGCAGAGATTTTGAAGGAAGAAGGTTACCTGGATGCCTATCAGGTCGTCGAAGTGGACGGCAAGAAGATGCTGAACTTGACCCTGCGCTACAGCGGCGAACGTCGCTCGCGCAAGCCTGTGATTACCGGCTTGCAACGGGTCAGTCGGCCGGGCAAGCGCATCTATGTGCCGAAGGCGGAAATCCCGCGCGTGTTGAGCGGCATCGGCGTCGCCATCCTCTCAACGCCCAAAGGGGTGATTACCGACAACCAAGCGCGGCGGCTGGGCGTGGGCGGCGAAGTGCTGTGCTACGTATATTGA
- the rpsC gene encoding 30S ribosomal protein S3, with protein MGRKVHPYGFRLGIIRDWKSRWYAPKREYTKLLLEDMQLREYLRSKMDADNAGVSDITIERFPPNQLHVVVHTARPGVVIGRKGAAVKEIREGIEKMTGKKVKLDIEEIVKPDLVAQLVASNIAQQIERRIPHNRAMKKAIQSAMQRGALGIKIECAGRLNGSDMKRTDKLMEGRVPRNTLRADIDFAKAEADTTYGKIGVKVWIYKGDILPDMPQEELTRPSRTQQQAPRDRRERRGGRGSRRGGEHQASAAQTAGEASNGAAPASE; from the coding sequence ATGGGACGAAAAGTTCATCCGTATGGATTCAGGCTCGGCATCATCCGGGACTGGAAGAGCCGCTGGTATGCGCCCAAGCGCGAGTACACCAAGCTGCTGCTTGAAGATATGCAATTGCGCGAGTATTTGCGCAGCAAGATGGACGCCGATAATGCCGGGGTGTCTGACATCACCATCGAACGCTTCCCGCCGAACCAGTTGCACGTGGTGGTGCACACAGCGCGGCCCGGCGTCGTGATCGGCCGCAAGGGTGCTGCGGTGAAGGAAATCCGCGAAGGCATCGAGAAGATGACCGGCAAGAAGGTCAAGCTTGACATCGAAGAGATCGTCAAGCCGGATCTGGTGGCTCAACTGGTGGCGAGCAACATCGCGCAGCAGATCGAGCGGCGCATCCCGCACAATCGGGCGATGAAGAAGGCCATCCAGAGCGCGATGCAGCGCGGCGCGCTGGGCATCAAGATCGAATGCGCCGGCCGTTTGAACGGCAGTGACATGAAGCGCACCGACAAGCTGATGGAGGGCCGCGTTCCACGCAACACGCTGCGCGCCGATATTGACTTCGCCAAAGCCGAGGCGGATACCACCTACGGCAAGATCGGCGTGAAGGTGTGGATCTACAAGGGTGACATCCTGCCGGACATGCCGCAGGAGGAACTCACGCGGCCGTCTCGCACACAGCAACAGGCGCCGCGCGATCGTCGCGAACGACGTGGCGGCCGTGGATCCCGGCGCGGCGGCGAACATCAGGCTTCGGCCGCCCAGACCGCCGGCGAAGCGAGCAACGGCGCCGCGCCGGCGAGCGAGTGA
- the rpsE gene encoding 30S ribosomal protein S5: protein MVNKNPQKSREREVRRGSASRPESEAAELDIRIVDVTRVAKVIQGGRRFAFRALIVVGDNHGRVGVGLGKARAVQDAIRKATDRARVNMQRVQIVGSTIPHEVIEKYGSAKVMLKPASPGTGVIAGGGVRAVLEAAGVRDVLTKSLGSPNKINTTYATFRGLCSLKDLNEEARRRNKRVADVQPFWRRGNGSDNH, encoded by the coding sequence ATGGTGAACAAGAATCCGCAAAAGAGCCGAGAACGTGAGGTTCGGCGCGGCAGCGCGTCGCGGCCCGAGAGTGAGGCGGCCGAGCTTGATATTAGGATCGTGGACGTCACGCGCGTCGCCAAGGTGATACAAGGCGGCCGGCGTTTTGCCTTCCGCGCGTTGATCGTCGTGGGGGATAACCACGGGCGCGTCGGCGTCGGTTTAGGCAAAGCGCGCGCCGTGCAAGATGCCATTCGGAAGGCGACCGACCGCGCGCGCGTCAACATGCAGCGCGTGCAGATCGTCGGTTCGACCATCCCGCACGAGGTGATCGAGAAGTATGGCAGCGCCAAGGTGATGTTGAAGCCGGCGTCGCCCGGCACCGGCGTCATCGCGGGTGGCGGCGTGCGCGCGGTGCTCGAAGCGGCCGGTGTGCGCGATGTGCTGACCAAGTCGCTCGGCTCGCCGAATAAGATCAACACCACCTACGCGACGTTCAGAGGATTGTGTTCGTTGAAAGACCTCAATGAGGAAGCGCGACGACGCAATAAGCGCGTCGCCGACGTCCAGCCGTTCTGGAGGCGTGGCAATGGCAGCGACAACCACTGA
- the rplD gene encoding 50S ribosomal protein L4, whose translation MKVPVKNLKGEPVGEVELPDRIFAARISQPLMHQALLRQNANAHLGTHKVKTRGEVNRTTKKVYRQKGTGNARQGSRKAPHWVGGGVAFGPVVRSYRQDMPKKMRRAAIRSALSQKAADQQIVVVDKLEMSAPKTKEFAAAMQALGVTKGLVVLPGRMEAVEKSASNLANVKTLHAGYLNIRDIFKYDQLVMPLDTLKVIEAWLG comes from the coding sequence ATGAAAGTTCCAGTCAAGAACCTCAAGGGCGAGCCGGTCGGCGAGGTTGAGTTGCCGGATCGCATCTTTGCGGCTCGGATTAGCCAGCCACTCATGCACCAGGCGCTGTTGCGTCAGAACGCCAACGCGCACTTGGGCACGCACAAAGTGAAGACGCGCGGCGAGGTGAACCGCACGACGAAAAAGGTGTATCGCCAGAAAGGCACCGGCAACGCCCGCCAGGGTAGCCGCAAAGCGCCGCACTGGGTGGGCGGTGGCGTGGCGTTTGGCCCGGTTGTGCGCAGCTACCGGCAAGACATGCCGAAGAAGATGCGCCGCGCGGCGATCCGCAGCGCCCTGTCGCAGAAGGCTGCCGATCAGCAGATCGTGGTCGTGGATAAGCTGGAAATGAGCGCGCCCAAGACCAAAGAGTTTGCGGCAGCGATGCAGGCGCTCGGCGTGACGAAGGGGCTGGTTGTGCTGCCCGGCCGCATGGAGGCGGTCGAAAAGTCGGCGAGCAATCTCGCCAACGTTAAGACGTTGCACGCTGGCTATCTCAACATTCGCGACATCTTCAAGTATGACCAGTTGGTGATGCCGTTGGATACCCTCAAGGTGATCGAAGCCTGGTTGGGGTAG
- the rplW gene encoding 50S ribosomal protein L23 yields the protein MHPYEVLKRPVITEKTQWQVGYEKPQYVFEVDARANKQQIKEAVELAFNVTVTRVNVIVMPEKRRRSPRSRITGRKAKHIQRSPQWKKAIVQVSEKDRIPLFEGVA from the coding sequence ATGCATCCTTACGAAGTGTTGAAGCGCCCGGTCATTACGGAGAAGACGCAATGGCAGGTGGGCTACGAAAAACCGCAATACGTCTTTGAGGTGGATGCGCGCGCGAACAAACAGCAGATCAAAGAAGCCGTTGAGCTCGCGTTCAACGTGACGGTGACGCGCGTCAACGTCATCGTGATGCCGGAGAAGCGCCGCCGCAGTCCGCGCAGTCGCATCACCGGCCGCAAGGCAAAGCACATCCAGCGCTCGCCGCAGTGGAAGAAGGCCATTGTGCAAGTGAGCGAGAAGGATCGCATCCCGCTCTTCGAAGGAGTAGCGTAG
- the rpmC gene encoding 50S ribosomal protein L29 gives MRSRELSKLPTPELEAKLDDAYRELFNLRFQRAQGQLTDTNSIKRVRHDIARIKTILRQRELAAQLIAQSTTSDNRA, from the coding sequence ATGCGGTCACGGGAATTGAGCAAGCTGCCGACGCCGGAGCTGGAGGCGAAGTTGGACGACGCCTATCGCGAGTTGTTCAACCTGCGCTTCCAACGCGCGCAAGGGCAGTTAACCGATACGAACAGCATCAAGCGCGTGCGCCATGACATCGCGCGCATCAAGACGATTCTGCGCCAGCGTGAACTGGCCGCGCAGCTTATCGCGCAGTCAACCACAAGCGACAATCGCGCCTGA
- the rplO gene encoding 50S ribosomal protein L15, with amino-acid sequence MKLHEIKPAAGSRKRKKRKGIGIAAGQGKTAGRGQKGQAARSGGVKGPYFEGGQFPMVRKLPFMRGIGFNNPYRIVYRPVNVGLLAQKFPAGSEVTPEALVAAGIVHKSDKHIAILGVGELNIPLKVTAHKFSETAKQKIEQAGGTVTKLEVKRGGYRTR; translated from the coding sequence ATGAAACTCCATGAGATTAAACCCGCAGCGGGTTCGCGAAAGCGCAAGAAGCGCAAAGGCATCGGCATCGCCGCCGGCCAAGGCAAAACGGCCGGGCGTGGGCAGAAGGGCCAAGCGGCGCGTTCCGGCGGGGTCAAAGGCCCATACTTCGAAGGCGGGCAGTTCCCGATGGTGCGCAAGTTGCCGTTCATGCGCGGCATCGGCTTCAACAATCCCTATCGGATCGTGTATCGGCCGGTGAACGTCGGGTTGCTGGCCCAGAAGTTCCCAGCCGGGAGCGAGGTCACGCCTGAAGCGCTGGTGGCCGCCGGCATCGTGCACAAGAGCGATAAGCACATTGCCATCCTCGGCGTCGGGGAGCTGAATATCCCGTTGAAAGTGACGGCGCACAAGTTCTCCGAAACGGCCAAGCAGAAGATCGAACAGGCCGGCGGCACAGTGACGAAGCTCGAAGTGAAACGCGGCGGCTACCGCACGCGTTAG
- the rplN gene encoding 50S ribosomal protein L14 — translation MIQQETRLQVADNTGAKELLCIHIHGGHRRRYGRVGDVITATVKSASPTADVKKSAVVKAVIVRVAKEYRRPDGSYIRFDDNAAVILSDDEVNPRGTRIFGPVARELRDKGFMKIISLAPEVL, via the coding sequence ATGATTCAGCAAGAGACGCGATTGCAGGTGGCGGATAACACCGGCGCCAAGGAACTGCTGTGCATCCATATTCACGGCGGCCACCGACGGCGCTACGGACGCGTCGGCGACGTGATCACCGCTACGGTCAAATCGGCTAGCCCGACCGCCGACGTGAAGAAAAGTGCGGTCGTCAAAGCAGTCATCGTGCGCGTGGCGAAGGAGTATCGCCGCCCGGATGGTTCCTATATTCGCTTTGACGATAACGCTGCGGTGATCCTGAGCGATGACGAGGTCAACCCGCGCGGCACGCGCATTTTCGGGCCGGTGGCGCGCGAATTGCGCGACAAGGGGTTCATGAAAATCATCTCACTCGCGCCCGAGGTGCTATAG
- the secY gene encoding protein translocase subunit SecY, with the protein MLQALRHAIALPEIRNKIIFTLFILIIYRLIAHVPVPGVNPEVLQQIRTAVEQGQAGGLGSIVGLLSLLSGGAVFNFSVLAMGVYPYVTASLILQLLIPVIPRLEELAKEGDQGRRKINRLTYFLTVPMAALNAIGQVNIFESIGAQVTGGQRVLPQWGLDRPEFILPTIVTIVTMTAGTMFAVWLGELITEQGIGQGLSIIIFGGIVARIPSNIAQIAATNTAFATSLAFLAITVVTVVGIVYIQEGERRIPVQYGKRVRGRRMLGGAGTHVPLKVNTAGMIPLIFAQAMLVFPAILAGFFVNSSDAGVQRFAQDVVSLFSAGQTSSDALSWSLVFYTIMYFLLVIGFTYFYTDVMMQQQNLAENLQKQGGFIPGIRPGKNTDIFITRVMRRLTLVGALFLGLLAILPYVLNFLSHVPGFVFLRPVGNNNLLLSGAGLLIVVGVVLDTMRQLEAQLMMRNYEGFIK; encoded by the coding sequence ATGTTACAAGCATTACGCCACGCGATCGCGCTGCCGGAAATTAGGAACAAGATCATCTTCACCTTGTTCATCCTGATCATCTATCGGCTCATTGCTCATGTGCCGGTGCCGGGGGTGAATCCCGAGGTGCTGCAACAAATTCGCACTGCCGTGGAGCAAGGCCAAGCTGGCGGCCTGGGCAGCATCGTCGGCCTGCTCAGCTTGCTGTCCGGCGGCGCGGTGTTCAACTTCTCCGTGCTGGCGATGGGCGTGTATCCATACGTCACGGCTTCGCTCATCTTGCAATTGCTCATCCCGGTCATCCCGCGTTTGGAAGAGTTGGCCAAGGAGGGCGATCAGGGCCGGCGCAAGATCAACCGCCTGACCTACTTCTTGACAGTGCCCATGGCAGCGTTGAACGCGATCGGCCAGGTCAACATCTTCGAAAGCATCGGCGCACAAGTGACCGGCGGCCAGCGCGTGCTACCGCAGTGGGGATTGGACCGGCCCGAATTCATCCTGCCCACCATCGTCACGATCGTGACGATGACCGCCGGCACGATGTTCGCCGTCTGGTTGGGCGAGCTGATCACCGAGCAGGGCATCGGTCAGGGGCTTTCCATCATCATCTTTGGCGGCATCGTCGCTCGCATTCCGAGCAATATCGCCCAGATTGCGGCGACCAACACGGCGTTCGCCACCTCGCTGGCGTTCTTGGCGATCACCGTCGTTACCGTAGTCGGGATCGTTTACATCCAGGAGGGCGAGCGGCGCATCCCTGTGCAGTATGGCAAGCGGGTGCGCGGCCGGCGCATGTTGGGCGGCGCGGGCACGCATGTCCCACTCAAAGTGAATACGGCAGGGATGATTCCGCTGATCTTTGCACAAGCCATGCTGGTCTTCCCGGCGATCCTCGCCGGCTTCTTCGTCAACAGCAGCGACGCCGGCGTGCAGCGGTTCGCGCAGGACGTCGTCAGCCTGTTCAGCGCGGGTCAGACCAGCTCCGATGCCTTGTCGTGGAGCCTGGTGTTCTACACGATCATGTACTTCCTGCTGGTCATCGGCTTCACGTACTTCTATACCGACGTGATGATGCAGCAGCAGAACCTGGCCGAAAATCTGCAGAAACAGGGTGGGTTCATCCCTGGCATCCGGCCGGGCAAGAACACCGACATATTCATCACGCGCGTGATGCGGCGACTCACGCTTGTCGGGGCCCTGTTCCTAGGCCTGCTCGCCATTTTGCCCTATGTGTTGAATTTCTTGTCTCATGTGCCGGGATTCGTCTTCCTGAGGCCGGTGGGCAACAACAACCTGCTATTGTCGGGCGCAGGGCTGTTGATCGTCGTCGGCGTCGTGCTGGATACGATGCGCCAGCTCGAGGCTCAGCTCATGATGCGCAACTACGAGGGGTTCATCAAGTGA
- the rplP gene encoding 50S ribosomal protein L16, which produces MLMPKRVKYRKQMRGRMKGVASRGNTIEAGEFGLQALEPAWVTARQIEAVRRVIVREMKRRGKMWIRIFPDKPVTAKPAETRMGKGKGAVDHWVAVVKPGRIMFEVSGVPENVARTALTQAAYKLPMKTQVVAESQMEG; this is translated from the coding sequence ATGTTAATGCCGAAGAGAGTGAAGTATCGCAAGCAGATGCGCGGGCGGATGAAGGGCGTCGCCAGCCGCGGCAACACGATCGAAGCTGGTGAGTTCGGCTTGCAAGCGTTGGAGCCAGCCTGGGTGACGGCCAGGCAGATCGAGGCTGTGCGCCGCGTGATCGTGCGCGAAATGAAACGTCGCGGCAAGATGTGGATTCGCATCTTCCCGGATAAGCCGGTGACGGCTAAGCCGGCCGAGACCCGCATGGGCAAGGGCAAAGGCGCCGTGGATCACTGGGTCGCCGTGGTGAAACCCGGACGCATCATGTTCGAGGTTTCGGGCGTGCCCGAGAACGTCGCGCGGACTGCGCTGACTCAGGCGGCCTACAAGCTGCCGATGAAGACGCAGGTGGTCGCCGAGTCGCAGATGGAAGGGTGA
- a CDS encoding 30S ribosomal protein S19 yields MSRSLKKGPYVQAKLLKRIEAMNTRGEKKVIKTWSRASTIFPQMVGHTIAVHDGRRHIPIYITENMVGHKLGEFAPTRTFRGHITKEDKAGGKE; encoded by the coding sequence ATGTCTAGATCACTGAAGAAAGGACCATACGTACAGGCCAAGCTGCTGAAGCGGATCGAGGCAATGAACACGCGCGGCGAAAAGAAAGTCATCAAGACCTGGTCGCGCGCCTCGACCATCTTCCCGCAGATGGTGGGCCATACCATCGCTGTTCACGACGGTCGCCGGCACATCCCCATCTACATCACCGAGAACATGGTGGGACACAAGCTGGGCGAATTTGCGCCGACCCGCACCTTCCGCGGTCACATCACCAAGGAAGACAAGGCCGGCGGCAAGGAGTAG